A single region of the Syngnathus acus chromosome 6, fSynAcu1.2, whole genome shotgun sequence genome encodes:
- the LOC119124670 gene encoding S-adenosylhomocysteine hydrolase-like protein 1 isoform X1, protein MAEEKQLKGTSGETLPVSDHHCPQAAQAEDERGGCEEELKRGPDLLQMLKAAESRWAPQQGQEKGEAGTEEVVSEALKTDMQIQLTEQKQEFNKRPIMAVPRPLSRSGSQSSVDSYNSADSANSEDDNSPRNKVQKTSKGVSDFCIKNIKRADFGRREICIAEQEMPALMVLRKKVGSEKPLAGAKVVGCTHITAQTAVLIETLSALGAQCRWAACNIFSTQNAIAAALAEGGTSVFAWRGESEDDFWWCIDRCVGAEIWEPNVILDDGGDLTHWLYKKYPNLFKNIRGIVEESVTGVYRLYQLSKAGELCVPAINVNDSVTKQKFDNLYCCKESILDGLKRTTDVMFGGKQVLVCGYGGVGKGCCAALKALGAVVYVTEVDPICAIQACMDGFRVIQLSEVVRHVDVVITCTGNKHVVAREHLDRMKNGCIVCNMGHSNTEIDLASLRTAELRWEHVRPQVDHVVWPDGRRIVLLAQGRLLNLSCSTVPSFVLSVTATTQALALIELYNAPEGRYKRDVYLLPKKMDEYVASLHLPGFDAHLTELTDDQTKYLGIGKHGPFKPNYYRY, encoded by the exons ATGGCTGAGGAAAAGCAGTTGAAGGGAACCTCCGGGGAGACCCTGCCTGTGTCTGACCACCACTGTCCTCAAGCAGCACAAGCAGAGGACGAGCGGGGAGGATGCGAAGAGGAGCTCAAGAGGGGCCCCGACCTGTTGCAGATGCTAAAGGCTGCAGAGAGCAGGTGGGCCCCCCAACAGGGTCAGGAAAAAGGAGAGGCCGGGACGGAGGAGGTCGTCAGCGAGGCGCTGAAGACTGACATG CAGATACAGTTGACGGAGCAGAAACAAGAATTCAACAAGCGTCCCATCATGGCCGTCCCGCGCCCGCTGTCTCGCTCTGGCTCGCAGTCATCCGTTGACAGCTACAATTCAG CGGACAGTGCCAACTCTGAAGACGACAACTCACCTAGAAACAAAGTCCAGAAGACCTCCAAGGGCGTCTCGGACttttgcattaaaaatatCAAACGGGCTGATTTTGGACGTCGTGAAATTTGCATTGCAGAGCAAG AGATGCCTGCGTTGATGGTTCTGAGGAAAAAAGTGGGTAGCGAGAAACCTCTGGCTGGAGCCAAAGTGGTTGGCTGCACACACATCACTGCTCAAACGGCG GTTCTAATTGAGACACTGTCAGCGTTGGGGGCTCAGTGCCGTTGGGCCGCCTGTAACATCTTCTCCACCCAGAATGCCATAGCCGCTGCTCTGGCTGAAGGAG GCACATCCGTGTTTGCATGGAGAGGCGAGTCAGAGGACGACTTCTGGTGGTGCATCGATCGCTGCGTTGGTGCTGAAATTTGGGAACCCAATGTG ATTCTAGATGACGGTGGTGACCTGACCCACTGGCTCTACAAGAAGTACCCCAACCTGTTCAAAAACATACGAGGCATTGTGGAAGAAAGCGTCACGGGTGTTTATCG CTTATACCAGCTGTCCAAGGCCGGCGAGTTGTGTGTTCCGGCCATAAACGTCAACGATTCGGTGACCAAGCAGAAGTTTGACAATCTCTATTGTTGCAAGGAGTCTATCTTGGATGG GTTGAAGAGAACCACAGACGTGATGTTTGGCGGCAAGCAGGTGCTGGTGTGTGGATATGGTGGG GTTGGGAAAGGTTGCTGCGCCGCCCTGAAAGCATTGGGTGCTGTCGTGTACGTGACAGAGGTGGACCCCATCTGTGCCATCCAGGCCTG CATGGACGGCTTCAGAGTGATCCAGCTGAGTGAGGTGGTCCGACACGTTGACGTGGTCATCACCTGTACAG GTAACAAACACGTGGTGGCCAGGGAACATCTGGACAGGATGAAGAATGGCTGCATTGTCTGCAACATGGGACACTCCAACACGGAGATAGATTTG GCGAGTCTGCGCACTGCAGAGCTGCGATGGGAGCACGTGAGACCTCAGGTGGACCACGTCGTATGGCCGGATGGAAGGAGAATCGTCCTACTGGCCCAG GGTCGTTTACTGAATCTGAGCTGCTCCACTGTGCCCTCTTTTGTCCTCTCGGTCACTGCCACCACTCAG GCTCTGGCTCTCATTGAGCTGTACAACGCTCCAGAAGGACGCTACAAACGGGATGTCTACTTGCTGCCAAAAAAGATGG ATGAATACGTGGCAAGTCTTCACCTCCCTGGTTTTGATGCTCACCTCACCGAGCTGACTGACGATCAGACCAAGTACTTGGGCATTGGCAAGCATGGACCTTTTAAACCTAACTATTATAg GTATTGA
- the LOC119124670 gene encoding S-adenosylhomocysteine hydrolase-like protein 1 isoform X2, protein MAEEKQLKGTSGETLPVSDHHCPQAAQAEDERGGCEEELKRGPDLLQMLKAAESRWAPQQGQEKGEAGTEEVVSEALKTDMQIQLTEQKQEFNKRPIMAVPRPLSRSGSQSSVDSYNSADSANSEDDNSPRNKVQKTSKGVSDFCIKNIKRADFGRREICIAEQEMPALMVLRKKVGSEKPLAGAKVVGCTHITAQTAVLIETLSALGAQCRWAACNIFSTQNAIAAALAEGGTSVFAWRGESEDDFWWCIDRCVGAEIWEPNVILDDGGDLTHWLYKKYPNLFKNIRGIVEESVTGVYRLYQLSKAGELCVPAINVNDSVTKQKFDNLYCCKESILDGLKRTTDVMFGGKQVLVCGYGGVGKGCCAALKALGAVVYVTEVDPICAIQACMDGFRVIQLSEVVRHVDVVITCTGNKHVVAREHLDRMKNGCIVCNMGHSNTEIDLASLRTAELRWEHVRPQVDHVVWPDGRRIVLLAQGRLLNLSCSTVPSFVLSVTATTQALALIELYNAPEGRYKRDVYLLPKKMDEYVASLHLPGFDAHLTELTDDQTKYLGIGKHGPFKPNYYR, encoded by the exons ATGGCTGAGGAAAAGCAGTTGAAGGGAACCTCCGGGGAGACCCTGCCTGTGTCTGACCACCACTGTCCTCAAGCAGCACAAGCAGAGGACGAGCGGGGAGGATGCGAAGAGGAGCTCAAGAGGGGCCCCGACCTGTTGCAGATGCTAAAGGCTGCAGAGAGCAGGTGGGCCCCCCAACAGGGTCAGGAAAAAGGAGAGGCCGGGACGGAGGAGGTCGTCAGCGAGGCGCTGAAGACTGACATG CAGATACAGTTGACGGAGCAGAAACAAGAATTCAACAAGCGTCCCATCATGGCCGTCCCGCGCCCGCTGTCTCGCTCTGGCTCGCAGTCATCCGTTGACAGCTACAATTCAG CGGACAGTGCCAACTCTGAAGACGACAACTCACCTAGAAACAAAGTCCAGAAGACCTCCAAGGGCGTCTCGGACttttgcattaaaaatatCAAACGGGCTGATTTTGGACGTCGTGAAATTTGCATTGCAGAGCAAG AGATGCCTGCGTTGATGGTTCTGAGGAAAAAAGTGGGTAGCGAGAAACCTCTGGCTGGAGCCAAAGTGGTTGGCTGCACACACATCACTGCTCAAACGGCG GTTCTAATTGAGACACTGTCAGCGTTGGGGGCTCAGTGCCGTTGGGCCGCCTGTAACATCTTCTCCACCCAGAATGCCATAGCCGCTGCTCTGGCTGAAGGAG GCACATCCGTGTTTGCATGGAGAGGCGAGTCAGAGGACGACTTCTGGTGGTGCATCGATCGCTGCGTTGGTGCTGAAATTTGGGAACCCAATGTG ATTCTAGATGACGGTGGTGACCTGACCCACTGGCTCTACAAGAAGTACCCCAACCTGTTCAAAAACATACGAGGCATTGTGGAAGAAAGCGTCACGGGTGTTTATCG CTTATACCAGCTGTCCAAGGCCGGCGAGTTGTGTGTTCCGGCCATAAACGTCAACGATTCGGTGACCAAGCAGAAGTTTGACAATCTCTATTGTTGCAAGGAGTCTATCTTGGATGG GTTGAAGAGAACCACAGACGTGATGTTTGGCGGCAAGCAGGTGCTGGTGTGTGGATATGGTGGG GTTGGGAAAGGTTGCTGCGCCGCCCTGAAAGCATTGGGTGCTGTCGTGTACGTGACAGAGGTGGACCCCATCTGTGCCATCCAGGCCTG CATGGACGGCTTCAGAGTGATCCAGCTGAGTGAGGTGGTCCGACACGTTGACGTGGTCATCACCTGTACAG GTAACAAACACGTGGTGGCCAGGGAACATCTGGACAGGATGAAGAATGGCTGCATTGTCTGCAACATGGGACACTCCAACACGGAGATAGATTTG GCGAGTCTGCGCACTGCAGAGCTGCGATGGGAGCACGTGAGACCTCAGGTGGACCACGTCGTATGGCCGGATGGAAGGAGAATCGTCCTACTGGCCCAG GGTCGTTTACTGAATCTGAGCTGCTCCACTGTGCCCTCTTTTGTCCTCTCGGTCACTGCCACCACTCAG GCTCTGGCTCTCATTGAGCTGTACAACGCTCCAGAAGGACGCTACAAACGGGATGTCTACTTGCTGCCAAAAAAGATGG ATGAATACGTGGCAAGTCTTCACCTCCCTGGTTTTGATGCTCACCTCACCGAGCTGACTGACGATCAGACCAAGTACTTGGGCATTGGCAAGCATGGACCTTTTAAACCTAACTATTATAggtga
- the LOC119124670 gene encoding S-adenosylhomocysteine hydrolase-like protein 1 isoform X4: MKKVYSLVNVTKAKDQDAVQYVRIKQIQLTEQKQEFNKRPIMAVPRPLSRSGSQSSVDSYNSADSANSEDDNSPRNKVQKTSKGVSDFCIKNIKRADFGRREICIAEQEMPALMVLRKKVGSEKPLAGAKVVGCTHITAQTAVLIETLSALGAQCRWAACNIFSTQNAIAAALAEGGTSVFAWRGESEDDFWWCIDRCVGAEIWEPNVILDDGGDLTHWLYKKYPNLFKNIRGIVEESVTGVYRLYQLSKAGELCVPAINVNDSVTKQKFDNLYCCKESILDGLKRTTDVMFGGKQVLVCGYGGVGKGCCAALKALGAVVYVTEVDPICAIQACMDGFRVIQLSEVVRHVDVVITCTGNKHVVAREHLDRMKNGCIVCNMGHSNTEIDLASLRTAELRWEHVRPQVDHVVWPDGRRIVLLAQGRLLNLSCSTVPSFVLSVTATTQALALIELYNAPEGRYKRDVYLLPKKMDEYVASLHLPGFDAHLTELTDDQTKYLGIGKHGPFKPNYYR, from the exons ATGAAGAAAGTGTACAGTCTGGTGAATGTGACCAAAGCCAAGGACCAGGATGCCGTACAATACGTCCGCATCAAG CAGATACAGTTGACGGAGCAGAAACAAGAATTCAACAAGCGTCCCATCATGGCCGTCCCGCGCCCGCTGTCTCGCTCTGGCTCGCAGTCATCCGTTGACAGCTACAATTCAG CGGACAGTGCCAACTCTGAAGACGACAACTCACCTAGAAACAAAGTCCAGAAGACCTCCAAGGGCGTCTCGGACttttgcattaaaaatatCAAACGGGCTGATTTTGGACGTCGTGAAATTTGCATTGCAGAGCAAG AGATGCCTGCGTTGATGGTTCTGAGGAAAAAAGTGGGTAGCGAGAAACCTCTGGCTGGAGCCAAAGTGGTTGGCTGCACACACATCACTGCTCAAACGGCG GTTCTAATTGAGACACTGTCAGCGTTGGGGGCTCAGTGCCGTTGGGCCGCCTGTAACATCTTCTCCACCCAGAATGCCATAGCCGCTGCTCTGGCTGAAGGAG GCACATCCGTGTTTGCATGGAGAGGCGAGTCAGAGGACGACTTCTGGTGGTGCATCGATCGCTGCGTTGGTGCTGAAATTTGGGAACCCAATGTG ATTCTAGATGACGGTGGTGACCTGACCCACTGGCTCTACAAGAAGTACCCCAACCTGTTCAAAAACATACGAGGCATTGTGGAAGAAAGCGTCACGGGTGTTTATCG CTTATACCAGCTGTCCAAGGCCGGCGAGTTGTGTGTTCCGGCCATAAACGTCAACGATTCGGTGACCAAGCAGAAGTTTGACAATCTCTATTGTTGCAAGGAGTCTATCTTGGATGG GTTGAAGAGAACCACAGACGTGATGTTTGGCGGCAAGCAGGTGCTGGTGTGTGGATATGGTGGG GTTGGGAAAGGTTGCTGCGCCGCCCTGAAAGCATTGGGTGCTGTCGTGTACGTGACAGAGGTGGACCCCATCTGTGCCATCCAGGCCTG CATGGACGGCTTCAGAGTGATCCAGCTGAGTGAGGTGGTCCGACACGTTGACGTGGTCATCACCTGTACAG GTAACAAACACGTGGTGGCCAGGGAACATCTGGACAGGATGAAGAATGGCTGCATTGTCTGCAACATGGGACACTCCAACACGGAGATAGATTTG GCGAGTCTGCGCACTGCAGAGCTGCGATGGGAGCACGTGAGACCTCAGGTGGACCACGTCGTATGGCCGGATGGAAGGAGAATCGTCCTACTGGCCCAG GGTCGTTTACTGAATCTGAGCTGCTCCACTGTGCCCTCTTTTGTCCTCTCGGTCACTGCCACCACTCAG GCTCTGGCTCTCATTGAGCTGTACAACGCTCCAGAAGGACGCTACAAACGGGATGTCTACTTGCTGCCAAAAAAGATGG ATGAATACGTGGCAAGTCTTCACCTCCCTGGTTTTGATGCTCACCTCACCGAGCTGACTGACGATCAGACCAAGTACTTGGGCATTGGCAAGCATGGACCTTTTAAACCTAACTATTATAggtga
- the LOC119124670 gene encoding S-adenosylhomocysteine hydrolase-like protein 1 isoform X3, whose product MKKVYSLVNVTKAKDQDAVQYVRIKQIQLTEQKQEFNKRPIMAVPRPLSRSGSQSSVDSYNSADSANSEDDNSPRNKVQKTSKGVSDFCIKNIKRADFGRREICIAEQEMPALMVLRKKVGSEKPLAGAKVVGCTHITAQTAVLIETLSALGAQCRWAACNIFSTQNAIAAALAEGGTSVFAWRGESEDDFWWCIDRCVGAEIWEPNVILDDGGDLTHWLYKKYPNLFKNIRGIVEESVTGVYRLYQLSKAGELCVPAINVNDSVTKQKFDNLYCCKESILDGLKRTTDVMFGGKQVLVCGYGGVGKGCCAALKALGAVVYVTEVDPICAIQACMDGFRVIQLSEVVRHVDVVITCTGNKHVVAREHLDRMKNGCIVCNMGHSNTEIDLASLRTAELRWEHVRPQVDHVVWPDGRRIVLLAQGRLLNLSCSTVPSFVLSVTATTQALALIELYNAPEGRYKRDVYLLPKKMDEYVASLHLPGFDAHLTELTDDQTKYLGIGKHGPFKPNYYRY is encoded by the exons ATGAAGAAAGTGTACAGTCTGGTGAATGTGACCAAAGCCAAGGACCAGGATGCCGTACAATACGTCCGCATCAAG CAGATACAGTTGACGGAGCAGAAACAAGAATTCAACAAGCGTCCCATCATGGCCGTCCCGCGCCCGCTGTCTCGCTCTGGCTCGCAGTCATCCGTTGACAGCTACAATTCAG CGGACAGTGCCAACTCTGAAGACGACAACTCACCTAGAAACAAAGTCCAGAAGACCTCCAAGGGCGTCTCGGACttttgcattaaaaatatCAAACGGGCTGATTTTGGACGTCGTGAAATTTGCATTGCAGAGCAAG AGATGCCTGCGTTGATGGTTCTGAGGAAAAAAGTGGGTAGCGAGAAACCTCTGGCTGGAGCCAAAGTGGTTGGCTGCACACACATCACTGCTCAAACGGCG GTTCTAATTGAGACACTGTCAGCGTTGGGGGCTCAGTGCCGTTGGGCCGCCTGTAACATCTTCTCCACCCAGAATGCCATAGCCGCTGCTCTGGCTGAAGGAG GCACATCCGTGTTTGCATGGAGAGGCGAGTCAGAGGACGACTTCTGGTGGTGCATCGATCGCTGCGTTGGTGCTGAAATTTGGGAACCCAATGTG ATTCTAGATGACGGTGGTGACCTGACCCACTGGCTCTACAAGAAGTACCCCAACCTGTTCAAAAACATACGAGGCATTGTGGAAGAAAGCGTCACGGGTGTTTATCG CTTATACCAGCTGTCCAAGGCCGGCGAGTTGTGTGTTCCGGCCATAAACGTCAACGATTCGGTGACCAAGCAGAAGTTTGACAATCTCTATTGTTGCAAGGAGTCTATCTTGGATGG GTTGAAGAGAACCACAGACGTGATGTTTGGCGGCAAGCAGGTGCTGGTGTGTGGATATGGTGGG GTTGGGAAAGGTTGCTGCGCCGCCCTGAAAGCATTGGGTGCTGTCGTGTACGTGACAGAGGTGGACCCCATCTGTGCCATCCAGGCCTG CATGGACGGCTTCAGAGTGATCCAGCTGAGTGAGGTGGTCCGACACGTTGACGTGGTCATCACCTGTACAG GTAACAAACACGTGGTGGCCAGGGAACATCTGGACAGGATGAAGAATGGCTGCATTGTCTGCAACATGGGACACTCCAACACGGAGATAGATTTG GCGAGTCTGCGCACTGCAGAGCTGCGATGGGAGCACGTGAGACCTCAGGTGGACCACGTCGTATGGCCGGATGGAAGGAGAATCGTCCTACTGGCCCAG GGTCGTTTACTGAATCTGAGCTGCTCCACTGTGCCCTCTTTTGTCCTCTCGGTCACTGCCACCACTCAG GCTCTGGCTCTCATTGAGCTGTACAACGCTCCAGAAGGACGCTACAAACGGGATGTCTACTTGCTGCCAAAAAAGATGG ATGAATACGTGGCAAGTCTTCACCTCCCTGGTTTTGATGCTCACCTCACCGAGCTGACTGACGATCAGACCAAGTACTTGGGCATTGGCAAGCATGGACCTTTTAAACCTAACTATTATAg GTATTGA